One genomic window of Streptomyces sp. WP-1 includes the following:
- a CDS encoding MarR family winged helix-turn-helix transcriptional regulator, giving the protein MADELALLVADVYEAAGALRRAGEALAAAEGQTQARWQLMSAVSDQPLPVARAARRLGVARQGVQRIANELVRDGLAEYRDNPDHRTSPLLALTAVGHRTLGAITGRAVTAHQVMAEGIAASDLAAAREVLRRLTRQTGDWADAAGQVHGARPRGRTATTREEGA; this is encoded by the coding sequence AACTGGCACTTCTTGTGGCCGATGTCTACGAGGCGGCGGGCGCGCTGCGCCGCGCGGGCGAGGCGCTGGCTGCGGCGGAAGGGCAGACGCAGGCGCGCTGGCAGCTGATGAGCGCGGTCAGCGACCAGCCCTTGCCCGTGGCCCGCGCGGCACGCCGCCTCGGGGTCGCCCGCCAGGGCGTGCAGCGCATCGCCAACGAACTGGTCCGCGACGGTCTCGCCGAGTACCGGGACAACCCCGACCACCGCACCTCACCGCTGCTCGCCCTGACCGCTGTCGGGCACAGGACGCTCGGTGCCATCACCGGCCGGGCCGTCACCGCGCACCAGGTCATGGCAGAGGGCATCGCGGCAAGCGACCTGGCGGCCGCCCGGGAGGTGCTGCGACGGCTGACCCGCCAGACGGGCGACTGGGCCGATGCCGCCGGCCAAGTGCACGGTGCGCGCCCGCGTGGCCGGACCGCGACCACACGCGAGGAGGGCGCGTGA
- a CDS encoding DNA alkylation repair protein produces the protein MHSDLDHLGVRVPDLRHCVTRTRRVLGAQPGCDVPALAGGLWSAQEGSEKPVYDYRRAAVEILVQYAGALDAADLKNGEALLRQCHTWALVDPLAVHCAGAVALRDAAAGKVLDRWISDPDFWLRRAALLALLPAIRAGRPDHDRLTRYADALVHEQEFFLRKALGWVLRETSTRDPQFVTDWLNRHGSRVAPLTRREALRRLTRGEDRNGG, from the coding sequence CTGCACAGCGACCTGGATCATCTGGGAGTCCGCGTGCCCGACCTGCGCCACTGCGTCACCCGGACCCGCCGGGTCCTGGGTGCCCAGCCCGGCTGCGATGTGCCGGCTCTCGCGGGCGGGTTGTGGTCCGCTCAGGAGGGCTCCGAGAAGCCCGTGTACGACTACCGCCGGGCAGCGGTGGAGATTCTGGTGCAGTACGCGGGGGCGCTGGATGCCGCGGACCTCAAGAACGGCGAGGCGCTGTTGCGGCAGTGCCACACCTGGGCACTGGTGGACCCGCTGGCAGTGCACTGCGCCGGCGCCGTCGCCCTGCGGGACGCAGCCGCAGGCAAGGTGCTGGACCGGTGGATCTCGGACCCCGACTTCTGGCTCCGCCGCGCCGCGCTCCTCGCGCTGCTGCCCGCCATCCGCGCCGGCCGGCCCGACCACGACCGGCTCACCCGCTACGCGGACGCACTCGTCCACGAGCAGGAGTTCTTCCTGCGCAAGGCACTGGGCTGGGTACTGCGCGAAACCTCCACCCGCGACCCGCAATTCGTCACGGACTGGCTGAACCGCCACGGCTCCCGCGTCGCCCCCCTCACCCGCAGAGAGGCACTGCGCCGCCTGACGCGCGGGGAGGACCGGAACGGCGGGTAG
- a CDS encoding transposase: MPGDLADDEWARTAPNLPKSGRRGGRWNDHRTVINGVLLRTCTGIP; the protein is encoded by the coding sequence ATACCGGGTGATCTGGCAGACGACGAGTGGGCGCGGACCGCGCCGAATCTGCCGAAGTCCGGTCGCCGGGGCGGGCGATGGAACGACCACAGGACGGTGATCAACGGGGTCCTGCTCCGGACCTGCACCGGCATCCCATAG